The Micromonospora sp. WMMD961 genome has a segment encoding these proteins:
- a CDS encoding DUF3566 domain-containing protein: MTETQAKSGNTGTSANPVDEEAAKGGTPATGRAAVGRATVPADAPAPKFTRAPGMTPPPEPQAEDAGSADKTDAAGTDAPTSSTAATPSGSATASSARPATTQPINVRPGPAASTGATGTQPRITPGMTQPQPETGGRTAAAGRPASGGGLPPGIGNASAVGAARVGDAVRAARTSVSSAASRGPRRARLNLKRIDPWSVMKFAFAVSVVLFIVVVVATSVLYLALDAMGVFQSVNESLSDLVNAGGGQSTSGFQITAKGVILSSALIGLVNVVLFTALATLGAFVYNVCADLVGGIELTLAERD, encoded by the coding sequence ATGACGGAGACACAGGCGAAGTCGGGGAACACGGGGACCTCGGCCAACCCGGTCGACGAGGAGGCCGCCAAGGGCGGCACACCAGCGACCGGCCGCGCGGCCGTGGGCCGGGCGACGGTCCCCGCCGACGCGCCTGCCCCGAAGTTCACAAGGGCTCCGGGCATGACACCCCCGCCGGAGCCGCAAGCTGAGGACGCTGGGTCGGCCGACAAGACCGATGCCGCCGGCACCGACGCGCCGACGTCGTCCACCGCCGCCACCCCCTCGGGTTCGGCGACGGCGTCTTCGGCCCGTCCGGCGACCACCCAGCCGATCAACGTGCGGCCCGGTCCGGCGGCGTCGACCGGGGCGACCGGCACCCAACCGCGGATCACACCGGGCATGACCCAGCCACAGCCCGAGACGGGGGGCCGCACCGCCGCTGCCGGTCGCCCGGCCAGCGGCGGTGGTCTGCCGCCGGGCATCGGCAACGCGTCCGCCGTCGGGGCCGCCCGCGTCGGTGACGCGGTACGCGCTGCGCGTACCTCGGTCAGCTCGGCCGCCTCCCGCGGACCGCGCCGGGCCAGGCTGAATCTGAAGCGGATCGACCCGTGGTCCGTGATGAAGTTCGCGTTCGCCGTCTCGGTGGTGCTCTTCATCGTCGTGGTGGTCGCCACGTCGGTGCTCTACCTGGCGTTGGACGCGATGGGCGTGTTCCAGAGCGTCAACGAGAGCCTGAGTGATCTGGTGAACGCCGGCGGTGGCCAGAGCACCAGCGGCTTCCAGATCACCGCCAAGGGCGTGATCCTCAGCTCGGCGCTGATCGGCCTGGTCAACGTGGTGTTGTTCACCGCGCTGGCCACGCTGGGAGCGTTCGTCTACAACGTCTGCGCCGACCTGGTCGGCGGCATCGAGCTGACCCTCGCCGAGCGGGACTGA
- a CDS encoding DLW-39 family protein, which translates to MFKKLLILAGVVGVAAVVFNKIKASNDERALWHEATTAPDLR; encoded by the coding sequence ATGTTCAAGAAGCTGCTGATTCTGGCTGGCGTCGTCGGCGTGGCCGCCGTCGTGTTCAACAAGATCAAGGCCTCGAACGACGAGCGTGCCCTGTGGCACGAGGCGACCACCGCGCCCGACCTGCGCTGA
- a CDS encoding dihydrofolate reductase family protein codes for MGKVVMYGSVSVDGFVADENDQPGPLFDWLLGGDVPLDDSGALKVSQTSYDYTRPYWDQIGATVAGRHVFDMTDGWDGKPPGGVDHVVVVTHRPKPEGWDPEAPFHFVDGVEAAVAKAQELAGDRIVEVSAGDVGGQVLAAGLVDEVRMDVVPVVFGSGKRYFGSVDAQHLLEDPDVVIQGNRVLHLRYPVRRRPI; via the coding sequence ATGGGCAAGGTAGTCATGTACGGCTCGGTGTCGGTGGACGGCTTCGTCGCGGACGAGAATGACCAGCCCGGACCGCTGTTCGACTGGTTGCTCGGTGGTGACGTGCCGTTGGACGACAGCGGCGCGTTGAAGGTGTCGCAGACGTCCTACGACTACACCCGGCCGTACTGGGACCAGATCGGGGCGACGGTCGCCGGCCGCCACGTCTTCGACATGACGGACGGCTGGGACGGGAAGCCTCCGGGCGGGGTCGACCACGTGGTCGTCGTGACGCACCGGCCGAAGCCCGAGGGTTGGGACCCTGAGGCGCCGTTTCACTTCGTCGACGGCGTCGAGGCGGCCGTGGCCAAGGCGCAGGAGCTTGCGGGTGACCGCATTGTCGAGGTCTCCGCTGGCGACGTCGGGGGTCAGGTGCTTGCCGCGGGCCTGGTCGACGAGGTGCGCATGGATGTCGTGCCCGTCGTGTTCGGGTCCGGCAAGCGCTACTTCGGGTCGGTCGACGCACAGCACCTGTTGGAGGATCCGGACGTGGTGATTCAGGGCAACCGGGTGCTTCACCTGCGCTATCCGGTGCGCCGTCGACCGATCTGA